One region of Chryseobacterium sp. C-71 genomic DNA includes:
- a CDS encoding DUF4960 domain-containing protein, with amino-acid sequence MKTIFKKTHMIIIMLISAAFIWSCDSQMEDGLVTDVSVNISSFKVNNVSGEIDHKNDKITVTLPYGTSVKTLAPVIEIPLGAVVSPASGATIDFSQPVKFKVKNGNIYKDYLVTVKAQDPILSFKINGLSATINNSGKTISLTMPEGTNLTALQPIIETANGVSISPASGTTVNFSSLVSFTVSNGSLTEVYTAKVTTPVSGPSVAFLGTAATRTGLTNPDEIAASDWLFGKYSGAVYVSMADVANGAANLTGINVIWWHFDSATALPGDALNTNVTSKIKTYLNGGGNILLTSFAAQYVDALGIVPAGKGPNNVFGDFLPNGFIDTGSDWGISFKGHETHPVFDGLQTYESGKANFLQKGTFRLNHTAWWFLPDWGGYVNGAGWRNQTGGNNLASEAWDNTLDGRVAVAEFPSGTANKKCMVICMGAYDWYNETSNGTPSQPNGFLDNIKKITENSLNYLVTN; translated from the coding sequence ATGAAAACGATATTTAAAAAAACTCATATGATCATCATTATGCTGATCTCTGCGGCCTTTATCTGGTCTTGCGACAGTCAGATGGAAGATGGCCTTGTTACGGATGTTTCAGTAAATATTTCCTCTTTTAAAGTGAACAATGTTTCTGGGGAAATTGATCATAAGAATGATAAAATCACAGTCACGCTTCCTTATGGAACAAGCGTTAAGACGTTGGCTCCTGTTATTGAAATTCCGCTGGGAGCAGTAGTTTCGCCGGCATCAGGAGCAACGATTGATTTTTCACAACCGGTTAAATTCAAAGTAAAAAATGGTAACATCTACAAAGATTATCTGGTAACTGTAAAAGCTCAGGATCCAATTCTCAGCTTTAAAATCAACGGATTATCGGCTACCATCAATAATTCGGGCAAAACCATTTCTCTTACAATGCCGGAAGGAACAAATCTTACCGCATTGCAGCCGATTATTGAAACCGCAAATGGTGTCAGTATCAGTCCTGCATCGGGAACAACTGTCAACTTTAGCAGTCTGGTTTCGTTTACCGTTTCTAATGGCAGTCTTACGGAAGTTTATACAGCTAAGGTAACAACACCTGTTTCTGGACCGTCTGTTGCATTCCTTGGAACCGCTGCTACAAGAACAGGATTGACAAATCCGGATGAGATTGCAGCTTCTGATTGGCTTTTCGGAAAATATTCAGGAGCTGTCTATGTTTCGATGGCAGATGTCGCAAATGGTGCAGCCAATCTTACGGGAATTAATGTGATCTGGTGGCATTTTGACTCGGCTACCGCTCTGCCGGGCGATGCGCTGAATACGAATGTAACTTCCAAAATCAAAACCTATCTGAATGGTGGAGGAAATATTTTACTAACAAGCTTTGCTGCACAATATGTTGATGCATTGGGAATAGTTCCAGCAGGAAAAGGACCGAATAATGTTTTCGGAGATTTTCTTCCGAACGGATTTATAGATACCGGAAGTGATTGGGGAATTTCTTTCAAAGGTCACGAAACACACCCTGTTTTTGACGGGCTTCAAACTTATGAATCCGGGAAAGCCAATTTTCTTCAGAAAGGAACATTCAGATTAAATCATACTGCGTGGTGGTTCTTGCCTGATTGGGGTGGTTACGTAAATGGTGCCGGCTGGAGAAATCAGACAGGTGGTAATAATCTTGCCAGTGAAGCTTGGGACAACACTTTGGACGGACGTGTAGCTGTCGCTGAATTTCCCAGCGGAACTGCCAATAAAAAATGTATGGTCATCTGTATGGGTGCCTACGACTGGTACAACGAAACCTCGAATGGAACCCCAAGCCAGCCGAACGGCTTTTTGGATAACATCAAAAAAATCACGGAGAACAGCCTTAATTATCTTGTAACGAATTAA
- a CDS encoding glycoside hydrolase family 32 protein — protein sequence MTIRKIYLASLMALVTFSCQNNDSVTDVNPEDIYSKTNIFPQPPNQWMGENNPYYTEGYAGDVMPYYENGKFHLFFLHDAKTKPAGEGFHDIHSFETGNFTDFSYQGRQIPYGASSEADFGVGTGSLVKVGNTYYYYYTGHNAGASFLSGNPRESVLLATSTDMKNWTKVKNFKITAPAGYYDYEFRDPHVFFNSEDGKFWMLVSAQTSDKKAVVLKFTTTNPAIGNWTVENPIYTTSSSENYIMLECPDLFKMGNYWYLVFSENWSSNTGTHYRISTSPNGPWITPQNDRLDGSYLYAAKTVSDNTNRYLVGWTARKTPENNTGGKDWAGNIVAHRLIQNSDGTLAVKPVSGLPSVFGQNAVLSVDKITGNASQNGSNFNLSANSQVTFSKLQKANQINFTLNVSAGKAGIILAQDSDAGSGVKIAFEPANNRIAAYVMNSGSEDLMNYYPLNSISGTTYNVTASVSNDVCVVYINDKIAFTNRIYNIVNKKWSIFSSSESSFSNINIKNPN from the coding sequence ATGACAATCAGAAAAATATATTTAGCATCTTTGATGGCTCTGGTAACATTTTCCTGCCAAAATAATGATTCAGTGACAGATGTGAATCCGGAAGATATTTACAGCAAAACCAACATTTTTCCGCAGCCGCCCAATCAGTGGATGGGAGAGAACAATCCTTATTATACAGAAGGTTATGCAGGAGATGTAATGCCTTATTATGAAAACGGGAAGTTCCACCTTTTCTTTCTCCACGATGCAAAAACAAAACCTGCAGGAGAAGGATTTCACGATATTCACAGCTTCGAGACCGGTAATTTTACAGATTTTTCCTATCAAGGAAGACAGATTCCTTACGGAGCTTCTTCAGAAGCCGATTTCGGAGTGGGAACAGGAAGCCTTGTAAAGGTAGGAAATACCTATTATTACTATTATACCGGTCATAACGCCGGTGCTTCGTTCCTTTCAGGCAATCCACGGGAGAGCGTTCTTTTGGCAACAAGTACAGATATGAAAAACTGGACGAAGGTCAAGAATTTTAAAATCACTGCTCCTGCAGGTTATTATGATTATGAATTCCGTGATCCACACGTTTTCTTTAATTCCGAAGACGGGAAATTCTGGATGTTGGTTTCTGCTCAGACCTCTGACAAAAAAGCGGTCGTACTGAAATTTACTACCACCAATCCGGCAATCGGAAATTGGACTGTAGAAAATCCGATTTATACAACCAGCTCTTCCGAAAATTATATTATGCTGGAATGTCCGGATCTTTTCAAAATGGGCAATTATTGGTATCTTGTTTTTTCTGAAAACTGGAGCAGCAATACAGGAACGCATTACCGTATTTCGACTTCACCAAACGGACCTTGGATTACGCCTCAGAATGACCGTCTTGACGGCTCTTATCTGTATGCTGCCAAAACTGTTTCTGACAATACAAACCGCTATCTTGTTGGATGGACTGCAAGAAAAACTCCTGAAAATAATACCGGTGGAAAAGACTGGGCAGGAAATATTGTTGCCCATAGACTTATTCAGAATTCGGACGGAACATTGGCTGTGAAACCGGTTTCAGGATTACCATCTGTGTTTGGTCAGAATGCTGTGCTGTCAGTTGATAAAATCACTGGAAATGCTTCTCAGAATGGAAGTAACTTTAATTTATCCGCTAATTCTCAGGTGACTTTTTCGAAACTTCAAAAAGCTAATCAGATTAACTTTACATTGAATGTCTCTGCCGGAAAAGCAGGAATTATTCTGGCACAGGATAGCGACGCAGGAAGCGGAGTTAAGATTGCCTTTGAACCTGCAAACAACAGAATCGCAGCTTATGTAATGAATTCCGGTTCGGAAGATCTTATGAATTATTATCCTCTGAATTCGATTTCAGGTACGACTTATAATGTAACTGCTTCTGTCAGCAACGATGTTTGTGTAGTCTATATCAATGATAAAATAGCGTTCACCAACAGAATTTATAATATTGTTAATAAAAAATGGAGTATTTTTAGTTCTTCAGAGAGTTCATTCAGTAATATCAATATCAAAAATCCCAATTAA
- a CDS encoding carbohydrate kinase produces MFINKKINVISFGEVLFDVFGEEKKIGGAPLNLALRTASYGFPVAMISAVGNDEDGKIIMDYTKENAIETTGIIVSPEYETGIVQVSLNERGSATYEIKFPSAWDFITVDEKIMDTVKEADVFFYGSLACRNVVSQKTLFSLLDSNDTMFKVFDVNLRKPFYNIQLLEKLMKKADFIKFNDEEILEISAGMGFESEDLDSNIKFISEKTDTKAICVTLGKHGSILLWNDQLYRHEGYPVKVADTVGAGDSFLASLIAKLRSDQNPVDALNFASAVGALVASYSGANPKIESSEIDMFLKQSSY; encoded by the coding sequence ATGTTTATCAATAAGAAAATTAATGTAATAAGTTTTGGCGAAGTACTTTTCGATGTTTTTGGAGAAGAGAAAAAAATTGGTGGAGCTCCTCTCAATCTGGCTCTCAGAACGGCTTCGTATGGCTTTCCAGTGGCAATGATCAGCGCCGTAGGAAATGATGAAGATGGAAAGATAATTATGGATTACACCAAAGAAAATGCTATTGAAACTACCGGAATCATTGTTTCTCCGGAATATGAGACAGGAATTGTTCAGGTTTCTTTAAATGAACGTGGTTCTGCAACGTACGAGATCAAATTTCCTTCTGCGTGGGATTTTATCACTGTAGATGAAAAAATAATGGATACCGTAAAAGAGGCCGATGTTTTTTTCTACGGAAGCCTTGCCTGCAGAAATGTAGTTTCCCAAAAGACGCTTTTCTCCTTATTAGATTCCAATGATACAATGTTTAAAGTTTTTGATGTGAATTTAAGAAAGCCATTTTATAATATTCAGCTTCTGGAAAAGCTTATGAAGAAGGCTGACTTTATCAAATTCAATGATGAGGAAATATTGGAAATTTCTGCCGGAATGGGATTTGAGTCTGAGGATCTGGATTCAAACATCAAGTTCATATCAGAAAAAACAGACACTAAGGCAATCTGTGTAACTTTAGGAAAACACGGATCTATCCTGCTATGGAATGATCAATTGTACAGACACGAGGGTTATCCTGTGAAAGTAGCAGATACAGTAGGGGCAGGAGATTCTTTTTTGGCCAGCCTGATTGCGAAACTGCGTTCAGATCAAAATCCTGTTGATGCTCTAAATTTTGCAAGCGCTGTCGGTGCTTTGGTAGCGAGTTATTCCGGTGCAAATCCTAAAATAGAAAGTTCAGAGATTGATATGTTTTTGAAGCAGAGCTCTTATTAA
- a CDS encoding NrtR DNA-binding winged helix domain-containing protein, with protein sequence MAPEFIHTYVSVDCVVFGFDSDNKLNILLVQRRSDESPAEMHKKLPGSLIFSNEDVDDAASRVLHELTGIKKMILKQFKCYADPMRASSQNDIKWMDKEYQHNIDRIITVAYLSLCKIDHKINSSKYSNVDWHPIDKIPALPFDHNVIIQESLGEIRRWIDIDFTIIFELLPKKFTIRQLYQLYCALSEKKIDIKNFHKKVSSFSFIIPLDEIEENVSHRAARFYKFDGKAYKKNNSKLIK encoded by the coding sequence ATGGCTCCAGAATTTATACATACATATGTTTCAGTTGACTGTGTTGTTTTCGGATTTGATTCGGATAACAAATTGAATATACTATTGGTGCAGCGTCGTTCTGATGAATCACCTGCAGAAATGCATAAAAAACTACCGGGCAGTTTGATATTCAGTAATGAGGATGTTGATGACGCGGCCAGTCGGGTACTTCATGAGCTGACTGGTATCAAAAAAATGATTCTGAAACAATTTAAATGTTATGCAGATCCTATGCGTGCGAGCAGTCAGAATGATATAAAATGGATGGATAAAGAGTACCAGCATAATATCGACAGAATTATTACTGTTGCTTATCTGTCTCTTTGCAAGATCGATCATAAAATAAACAGTTCAAAGTATAGCAATGTTGATTGGCATCCTATTGACAAAATACCAGCATTACCATTTGATCATAATGTTATTATACAGGAGTCTCTTGGAGAGATCAGAAGATGGATTGATATTGATTTTACAATTATTTTCGAGCTTCTGCCAAAAAAATTTACTATCAGGCAGTTATATCAGCTGTACTGCGCATTAAGCGAAAAGAAAATTGATATCAAAAATTTTCACAAAAAAGTTTCTTCATTTAGCTTTATTATACCATTAGATGAAATTGAAGAGAATGTTTCGCACCGTGCAGCGAGATTTTACAAGTTTGATGGAAAGGCTTACAAAAAAAATAATTCAAAATTAATTAAATAA
- a CDS encoding xylulokinase, with translation MYLLGYDIGSSSVKVCLVEASSGKVVASDFSPKKEMKIIALQPGWAEQNPADWWTNLKLAHESVMHQAGINAEDIKGIGITWQMHGLILVDKDQNLLRPSIIWCDSRAVEYGEKAFIQIGAEKCLSHLLNSPGNFTASKLAWVKENEPEIFDKIDKIMLPGDYIAMKLSGEIGITIEGLSEGIFWDFKNNCISKDVIEHFGIPESFFPEIVPTFGIQSTVSAAAANELGLKEGTPISYRAGDQPNNALSLNVFNPGEIASTAGTSGVVYGVLDHLDYDKLSRVNTFAHVNHSEEQMRLGVLLCINGTGILNSWLKHNFATSLSSYGDMNELASLSPIGSKGLSIIPFGNGAERVLENKDTRCSIHGINFNIHSKGDVLRAAQEAIVFSYEYGMNIMREIGMNINVIRAGNANMFLSSIFRQSLASVSNAVIELYDTDGAVGAARAAGMGIGFYADSSEAFASLEKIAIIEPEHEKRDQYLEAYSGWQDHLQAII, from the coding sequence ATGTATTTATTAGGATACGACATAGGTAGTTCTTCTGTGAAAGTTTGTCTTGTAGAGGCATCTAGTGGTAAAGTAGTAGCTTCTGATTTTTCACCTAAAAAAGAAATGAAGATCATCGCTCTGCAACCCGGATGGGCAGAACAGAACCCTGCTGATTGGTGGACCAATTTGAAGCTTGCGCATGAATCGGTGATGCATCAGGCAGGAATAAATGCTGAAGACATCAAAGGTATTGGGATTACATGGCAAATGCACGGTTTGATATTGGTTGATAAAGATCAAAATCTTTTAAGACCATCAATTATCTGGTGTGATAGTCGTGCAGTGGAATATGGCGAAAAAGCATTTATACAAATTGGAGCTGAAAAATGCTTGTCACATCTGCTAAACTCTCCTGGGAATTTTACTGCATCTAAGCTTGCTTGGGTGAAGGAAAACGAACCTGAGATATTTGATAAAATCGACAAAATAATGTTGCCGGGAGACTACATTGCAATGAAACTATCGGGTGAGATCGGGATAACAATCGAAGGGCTTTCTGAAGGTATATTTTGGGATTTTAAAAATAACTGCATTTCTAAGGATGTCATTGAGCATTTTGGTATTCCTGAAAGTTTTTTCCCTGAAATTGTTCCTACTTTCGGTATTCAGTCAACCGTCTCAGCTGCCGCTGCCAATGAGTTGGGTTTAAAAGAAGGCACACCAATATCTTACAGAGCAGGCGATCAACCCAATAACGCATTGTCTTTAAATGTTTTTAACCCTGGTGAAATTGCTTCTACAGCAGGAACTTCGGGTGTGGTCTATGGAGTGTTGGATCATTTAGACTATGATAAGCTTTCAAGAGTAAATACATTTGCACACGTCAATCATTCGGAGGAGCAAATGAGATTAGGAGTGTTGTTATGCATTAATGGAACAGGAATTTTAAATTCTTGGCTCAAGCATAATTTTGCCACCTCACTTTCATCTTATGGAGATATGAATGAATTGGCCTCACTTTCACCGATCGGATCAAAAGGTTTAAGTATTATCCCGTTCGGAAACGGTGCAGAAAGAGTCTTGGAAAATAAAGATACAAGATGTTCAATTCATGGTATTAATTTCAATATACATTCCAAAGGGGATGTTCTAAGGGCAGCACAGGAAGCCATCGTTTTTTCTTATGAATACGGGATGAATATTATGAGGGAGATCGGTATGAACATCAATGTTATTCGGGCGGGTAATGCCAACATGTTTCTAAGCTCAATTTTCAGGCAATCTCTTGCCAGTGTGAGCAATGCTGTGATCGAGCTTTATGATACCGACGGTGCTGTTGGTGCTGCCAGAGCTGCCGGTATGGGAATAGGTTTTTATGCAGATTCATCCGAAGCTTTTGCATCCCTCGAAAAAATAGCAATCATAGAACCTGAACATGAAAAAAGAGATCAGTATTTAGAGGCTTACTCCGGATGGCAAGACCATCTTCAGGCGATTATCTAA
- the xylA gene encoding xylose isomerase: MNVLKSTKEFFSGIDQIKFEGRESRNPMAFRHYDAEKIIMGKPMKEWMRFAMAWWHTLCADGSDPFGGPTIHHPWSIGTDVVSRAKYKMDAGFEFMNKMGFGYYCFHDIDLVDPADNWRDYEKNLQTVVEYAKEKQNETGIKLLWGTANVFTHERYMNGASTNPNFDVVACAGTQVKNSIDATIALGGENYVFWGGREGYMSLLNTDMKREKEHLAKFLTMSRDYARQQGFNGTFLIEPKPMEPTKHQYDYDAETVIGFLKNYGLEKDFKLNLEVNHATLAGHTFEHELQVAVDAGMLGSIDANRGDNQNGWDTDQFPVDYFDLAQAWLVILEGGGLGSGGVNFDAKIRRNSIDADDLFIAHVSGMDAFAKGLSVAADILENSDYKKLRTERYSSFDNGNGKAFENGDLTLEDLRKIAHETGEPQPKSGKQELFEALVNMYI; the protein is encoded by the coding sequence ATGAACGTTTTAAAGTCAACAAAAGAATTTTTTTCAGGAATAGATCAAATCAAATTTGAAGGTAGGGAAAGTAGAAATCCTATGGCGTTTCGTCACTATGATGCAGAAAAGATAATTATGGGTAAGCCGATGAAGGAATGGATGAGGTTTGCAATGGCATGGTGGCACACCCTATGTGCAGACGGAAGTGATCCATTTGGCGGTCCTACCATCCATCATCCTTGGTCAATAGGTACAGATGTAGTTTCAAGAGCGAAGTACAAAATGGATGCAGGATTCGAATTTATGAACAAAATGGGCTTTGGTTACTATTGTTTTCATGACATAGATTTGGTAGATCCTGCAGATAACTGGAGAGATTACGAAAAGAATTTACAGACCGTGGTAGAATATGCTAAAGAAAAGCAGAATGAAACTGGTATTAAGCTTTTGTGGGGAACGGCAAATGTATTTACTCACGAGCGATATATGAACGGAGCTTCTACAAACCCGAATTTTGATGTGGTAGCATGTGCAGGAACTCAGGTGAAAAATTCAATTGATGCTACTATCGCCTTAGGAGGAGAAAATTATGTGTTCTGGGGCGGAAGAGAAGGCTATATGAGTTTGCTAAATACGGATATGAAGCGTGAGAAGGAGCATTTGGCTAAATTTCTTACCATGTCTCGAGATTATGCAAGACAACAAGGGTTTAACGGTACTTTCTTAATAGAACCAAAACCGATGGAGCCTACGAAGCATCAATATGATTATGATGCCGAAACTGTAATAGGTTTCCTTAAGAACTACGGATTAGAAAAAGATTTTAAACTGAATCTTGAAGTAAATCATGCTACACTTGCAGGTCACACTTTTGAACACGAATTACAGGTAGCGGTTGATGCAGGAATGCTTGGAAGCATTGATGCAAACAGAGGCGATAACCAAAATGGTTGGGATACTGATCAGTTCCCGGTTGATTATTTTGATCTTGCACAAGCGTGGTTAGTGATTTTAGAGGGAGGTGGTTTAGGTTCTGGAGGGGTGAATTTTGATGCGAAAATACGTCGTAATTCAATAGATGCAGACGATTTGTTTATAGCGCATGTTTCAGGAATGGATGCTTTTGCAAAAGGATTATCTGTAGCGGCAGATATTCTTGAAAATTCTGATTACAAAAAATTAAGGACTGAAAGATATTCTTCTTTTGATAACGGCAATGGTAAAGCATTTGAAAACGGAGATCTTACTTTAGAAGATTTGAGAAAAATTGCACATGAGACTGGCGAACCTCAGCCGAAAAGCGGTAAACAGGAATTGTTTGAAGCTCTAGTAAATATGTATATCTAA
- a CDS encoding SusC/RagA family TonB-linked outer membrane protein: MNLFYLSKSNKAALFFAMTLLPSSLVYSQTVKDTVPTEKKIEEVVVIGYGTQRKESVTGSVVQVKGDALREVPSANITQALQGRAAGVEILQSSTKPGATMQIRIRGTRSLTGNNDPLIVLDGIPFAGSLGDISSSDIKSLDILKDASATAIYGSRGANGVILVTTNRGNKGQKARFTYNSFNGVQTLFSKYPMMDGPAFAKLRNYATPAPTGTQTSTSPLYSTSGDENLNTNTDWQSLYYKPAMITSHDIGVSGGTEGGNFNVGLSYFKQDALVPLQNYERFALRMAVDQQLGKRFRVGFTSNSNYVESEANGINPGAILGYSPLASPYNADGSLKTVMSTAGNIDQTWIYTRQRLESLGEKYVDETKAFSSYNNMYGEISLPLNGLKYRLNVGLDYRTSNSGNYTGVGVFNTNATAPSSAGRGNNQTYHWVLENLLTYDRTFGKHKINAVALYSAEGNRYVSTYLSARNVPADFFQYYNLGQSPQADIQVRPEDQTYYQNGLISAMGRAMYTYDNKYMLTATLRADGSSRLAQGNKWHTYPAISAGWTISNESFMENVKAINLLKLRAGWGQTSNQAVPEYSTLGRMAVTPYNFGNSNTTGVYVTEAPNPNLGWEYSKTQNYGLDFGLFNNRISGSVEYYKTHTYDLLTSKVLPTTSGLARILENVAETENKGVEVALNGSVFSNPDGFSWDVGVNFYTNRNKILALASGTQKDEGNLWFVGHNINAIYDYQYVGLWQAGDPYQNILEPGTPADVIGSIKVLYTGGYNADGTPTRAIGPADRQIFDTAPDFQGGFNMRFAYKNFDLSTVGAFQKGGILISTLYGSASYLNRMTGRGNNVDVDYWTEDNTGAYFPRPGRHLSGDNPRYSSTLAMFDASYLKLRTITLGYNFDKDLMESLSITSLRLYCTVTNPVVLFSPYHKFSGMDPEPNSLGNQNQAVNGYQQRQLVIGTNNPSTRNYLIGVNLTF; this comes from the coding sequence ATGAACCTATTTTATTTAAGTAAAAGCAATAAGGCGGCACTATTTTTTGCCATGACCTTATTACCTTCAAGCTTGGTTTATTCTCAGACTGTAAAAGATACCGTTCCTACTGAAAAGAAGATTGAAGAGGTGGTTGTAATTGGATACGGAACTCAGAGAAAAGAATCAGTGACAGGATCGGTAGTTCAGGTGAAAGGTGATGCGCTCCGTGAAGTACCTTCTGCGAATATTACCCAGGCATTGCAAGGTAGAGCTGCGGGTGTAGAAATTTTGCAGTCTTCTACAAAACCAGGAGCAACGATGCAGATAAGGATCAGGGGTACACGATCACTGACAGGAAATAATGATCCTCTCATTGTATTGGACGGAATTCCCTTTGCCGGTTCTTTAGGCGATATCAGTTCAAGTGATATCAAAAGTTTAGATATATTGAAGGATGCATCTGCAACAGCAATATATGGGTCAAGAGGTGCTAATGGTGTTATTTTGGTAACCACTAACCGAGGAAACAAAGGGCAGAAAGCAAGATTTACATATAATTCTTTTAATGGTGTTCAGACACTTTTCTCCAAATATCCTATGATGGATGGTCCTGCATTTGCAAAACTTCGTAATTATGCGACACCCGCACCTACAGGAACACAAACGTCTACCTCACCTTTATACAGTACAAGCGGTGATGAAAATCTAAATACAAATACAGATTGGCAAAGTTTATATTACAAACCTGCGATGATTACCAGCCATGATATAGGAGTATCTGGTGGAACTGAAGGCGGAAACTTTAATGTTGGCTTATCATATTTTAAGCAGGACGCTCTGGTTCCGCTTCAGAATTACGAGAGATTTGCTTTAAGAATGGCAGTAGATCAGCAGTTGGGTAAAAGATTCCGTGTAGGATTTACGTCTAATTCAAATTATGTAGAATCTGAAGCGAACGGAATTAATCCCGGTGCTATATTAGGATATTCTCCCTTGGCAAGCCCTTACAATGCAGATGGTAGTTTGAAAACTGTAATGAGTACTGCCGGAAATATCGATCAAACGTGGATCTACACACGTCAAAGATTAGAAAGTTTAGGAGAAAAATATGTAGATGAAACGAAAGCTTTTTCATCTTACAATAATATGTATGGTGAAATAAGCTTACCGCTTAATGGTTTAAAATACAGATTAAATGTAGGTTTAGACTATCGCACATCCAATAGTGGCAATTATACAGGCGTAGGAGTTTTTAACACAAATGCAACAGCTCCGTCAAGTGCTGGTAGAGGAAATAATCAAACCTATCACTGGGTTTTAGAAAACCTATTGACGTATGACCGCACATTTGGTAAACATAAAATTAATGCAGTTGCATTATATTCTGCTGAAGGCAATAGATATGTAAGCACTTACTTAAGTGCCAGAAACGTTCCTGCAGATTTCTTTCAGTATTATAATCTAGGTCAGTCTCCACAGGCAGACATTCAGGTAAGACCAGAGGATCAGACTTACTACCAAAATGGTCTTATATCAGCAATGGGAAGAGCGATGTATACGTATGACAACAAATATATGTTGACTGCAACATTGCGTGCAGATGGATCGTCGAGACTTGCGCAAGGCAATAAGTGGCATACATACCCAGCGATATCAGCAGGATGGACTATTTCCAATGAGTCATTCATGGAAAATGTGAAAGCCATTAACCTTCTGAAATTAAGAGCGGGTTGGGGACAGACATCGAATCAGGCAGTACCAGAATATTCTACTTTAGGAAGAATGGCAGTTACTCCTTACAATTTTGGAAATTCAAATACAACAGGTGTCTATGTGACAGAAGCACCAAATCCTAATTTAGGATGGGAATACTCTAAAACTCAGAATTACGGTTTAGATTTTGGTCTATTTAATAACCGAATTTCTGGTAGTGTAGAATATTACAAAACGCACACGTATGACCTTCTTACCTCAAAGGTTTTACCTACTACTTCAGGTTTGGCGAGAATCTTAGAAAATGTTGCCGAAACAGAAAATAAAGGTGTTGAGGTGGCGCTTAATGGTTCTGTTTTCAGCAATCCTGATGGGTTTTCATGGGATGTAGGGGTAAATTTTTATACCAACAGAAACAAAATTTTAGCATTGGCATCTGGAACTCAAAAAGACGAGGGAAATCTTTGGTTTGTGGGGCACAACATCAATGCTATTTATGATTATCAGTACGTAGGTCTTTGGCAGGCAGGTGATCCTTACCAGAATATTCTAGAGCCAGGAACTCCGGCAGATGTCATTGGTTCTATTAAAGTTCTTTATACCGGAGGTTATAATGCTGATGGTACTCCTACAAGAGCCATTGGTCCTGCAGACAGGCAGATTTTTGACACTGCACCAGATTTCCAGGGTGGATTTAATATGAGATTTGCTTACAAGAATTTTGATTTAAGCACAGTAGGAGCATTTCAGAAAGGCGGAATTTTGATAAGTACATTATATGGGTCTGCAAGTTATCTCAACAGAATGACTGGTAGAGGAAACAATGTGGATGTAGATTACTGGACAGAAGATAATACTGGAGCTTATTTCCCTCGTCCCGGTAGACACCTGAGTGGTGACAATCCTAGATATTCTTCAACCTTGGCGATGTTTGATGCATCTTATTTAAAGCTTCGTACAATCACTTTGGGATATAATTTTGATAAAGATTTAATGGAAAGTTTAAGTATAACTTCTTTAAGACTTTATTGCACAGTTACAAACCCTGTCGTGCTATTTTCTCCTTATCACAAGTTTTCAGGTATGGATCCGGAGCCAAACTCTTTGGGGAATCAAAACCAGGCTGTAAACGGATATCAACAACGTCAGTTAGTCATTGGTACAAACAATCCTTCTACTAGAAATTATTTAATAGGTGTAAATTTAACTTTTTAA